One window of Amaranthus tricolor cultivar Red isolate AtriRed21 chromosome 13, ASM2621246v1, whole genome shotgun sequence genomic DNA carries:
- the LOC130798681 gene encoding meiosis-specific protein ASY3 isoform X1, translating to MSCYLSSGCNNQRCSQSQKVSIGIVVDSVVKSRHDFIKDASNHNAQRTVKASTTVSKCANDVKEGSVRVTTASFGAKLKRKNSDHVVNHASRPATSNLYIKQLFPNHAMPEFDVVNKTEGDQVSGKVNKSVFMNDTTQKISAAPKQKVDCDGKVIEDRSKEALRMKLHELLGSGDKKFGNSDTPEVDVNEIRKETEKDEIDFKPRQNSDSIETDSENVDQMTKKPVTRNLTRRRATTARKRPRNLKSKSLTCGKEGLQGADVFSFAEKSAVSPPCAIKRVCSIVEKNDHKRSCGIKPRYKLSPVKDLRNIQPKINGVEKANAVEDSPLSCGGVKSPKNTRLDEGLEPDAAVQNLSFGHFPVAKEKVQSPSPTSQEKSEHLEPVGDQSPVHQVDNLNQCLVHNVEDLNKSPVHHVDTLKQSSVHNVDDLNQSPVHHVDVINSQRFKMKKTALDSPMGSYPLTNDKRGFQGSVQQEGGAGSKAKCYTPSTSSEKEISEYSDHADKLEDSPASTLKSSSEENDAASPEVDDVHTSPESRLTPKLSADVDDDLMCYEESQDDGMARMVSLLGLALEKIKNKVISLTNKKCSEILVSAAVEIQLQLQGVESQIQTDLGKLTDIKTSKRKHLETRFQEQKDHLNAMHKKFKEDICQYLKDCKGAMEGMEEYHLELQGAIEKQKKLHKKLLLQTEATVEAQLSDAERQMKFVRKLGKQKMQQLQVVIAECLNG from the exons ATGAGTTGCTATTTAAGTTCTGGTTGCAATAACCAACGATGCAGTCAATCTCAGAAGGTTTCAATTGGGATAGTTGTTGATTCAGTTGTGAAATCACGTCATGATTTTATCAAGGATGCATCAAATCATAATGCACAGCGAACAGTGAAGGCTTCTACTACTGTGAGTAAGTGTGCAAATGATGTTAAGGAGGGTTCTGTTAGGGTTACCACTGCATCCTTTGGTGCTAAGTTGAAAAGGAAAAACTCTGATCATGTTGTAAACCATGCATCTAGACCAGCTACaagtaatttatatataaaacaattattCCCCAATCATGCAATGCCCGAGTTTGATGTTGTCAACAAGACAGAAGGGGACCAAGTTTCTGGGAAGGTAAATAAGAGTGTATTTATGAATGATACAACTCAGAAAATTTCAGCTGCACCCAAACAGAAAGTTGATTGCGACGGCAAAGTAATAGAGGACAGAAGCAAAGAAGCTTTGAGGATGAAGTTGCACGAGCTATTAGGATCTGGTGACAAGAAATTTGGTAATTCAGATACTCCTGAAGTGGATGTGAATGAGATAAGGAAGGAAACTGAAAAGGATGAGATCGATTTCAAGCCTAGGCAGAATTCTGATAGTATCGAGACTGATTCTGAGAATGTAGACCAGATGACTAAAAAACCTGTGACCCGCAATCTTACTAGAAGGAGGGCTACTACAGCTAGGAAGCGGCCAAGAAACTTAAAGTCTAAGTCCTTAACCTGTGGCAAAGAGGGACTTCAAGGGGCTGACGTCTTCTCTTTTGCTGAAAAATCTGCAGTTTCTCCACCTTGTGCTATAAAACGTGTTTGCTCAATAGTTGAGAAAAATGACCATAAAAGAAGTTGTGGTATCAAACCAAGGTACAAATTGTCTCCTGTAAAAGACTTGAGAAATATCCAGCCTAAGATAAATGGGGTTGAAAAGGCAAACGCAGTTGAGGATTCACCATTAAGTTGTGGTGGTGTGAAATCTCCTAAGAATACTCGTCTTGATGAGGGTCTTGAACCTGATGCTGCAGTGCAGAACTTATCTTTTGGCCACTTCCCTGTAGCCAAAGAGAAAGTTCAGTCTCCCTCTCCAACATCACAGGAAAAGTCAGAGCATCTTGAACCCGTTGGTGATCAATCTCCAGTGCACCAAGTTGATAATTTGAACCAATGTCTAGTGCACAATGTTGAGGATTTGAACAAATCTCCAGTGCACCATGTAGATACTTTGAAGCAGTCGTCAGTGCATAATGTTGATGATTTGAACCAATCTCCAGTGCACCATGTTGATGTTATAAATAGTCAAAGGTTTAAAATGAAGAAAACTGCACTGGATTCTCCTATGGGATCCTATCCACTGACAAATGATAAGAGGGGTTTTCAAGGATCTGTGCAACAAGAGGGAGGAGCAGGTTCTAAAGCTAAATGTTATACTCCTAGTACATCATCAGAGAAGGAGATTTCTGAATATTCT GATCATGCGGATAAGCTTGAAGATTCCCCAGCCAGTACCCTAAAGTCATCCTCAGAAGAAAATGATGCAG CCTCTCCAGAAGTAGACGATGTTCACACATCTCCAGAGAGCAGATTGACTCCTAAAT TGAGTGCagatgttgatgatgatttgATGTGCTATGAAGAAAGTCAAGAtgatggaatggcaag AATGGTTTCTTTATTGGGTCTGGctttagaaaaaattaagaacaaaGTGATTTCTCTCACAAACAAAAAATGTTCAGAAATTCTGGTGTCTGCTGCTGTAGAAATACAGTTACAGCTACAAGGTGTTGAGTCTCAGATTCAGACTGATTT AGGGAAACTGACTGACATCAAGACATCCAAAAGAAAACATTTGGAGACAAGGTTTCAAG AACAAAAGGATCACTTGAATGCTATGCATAAAAAGTTCAAGGAAGATATCTGCCAGTACCTTAAAGATTGTAAAGGTGCAATGGAAGGGATGGAAGAATACCATTTAGAGCTACAAGGAGCTATTGAAAAGCAAA AAAAATTACATAAGAAACTTCTTTTGCAAACGGAAGCAACAGTTGAAGCACAACTCAGTGATGCAGAACGACAGATGAAGTTTGTACGTAAG TTGGGAAAACAGAAGATGCAGCAGTTGCAAGTCGTTATTGCAGAATGTCTGAACGGCTAA
- the LOC130798681 gene encoding meiosis-specific protein ASY3 isoform X2: MSCYLSSGCNNQRCSQSQKVSIGIVVDSVVKSRHDFIKDASNHNAQRTVKASTTVSKCANDVKEGSVRVTTASFGAKLKRKNSDHVVNHASRPATSNLYIKQLFPNHAMPEFDVVNKTEGDQVSGKVNKSVFMNDTTQKISAAPKQKVDCDGKVIEDRSKEALRMKLHELLGSGDKKFGNSDTPEVDVNEIRKETEKDEIDFKPRQNSDSIETDSENVDQMTKKPVTRNLTRRRATTARKRPRNLKSKSLTCGKEGLQGADVFSFAEKSAVSPPCAIKRVCSIVEKNDHKRSCGIKPRYKLSPVKDLRNIQPKINGVEKANAVEDSPLSCGGVKSPKNTRLDEGLEPDAAVQNLSFGHFPVAKEKVQSPSPTSQEKSEHLEPVGDQSPVHQVDNLNQCLVHNVEDLNKSPVHHVDTLKQSSVHNVDDLNQSPVHHVDVINSQRFKMKKTALDSPMGSYPLTNDKRGFQGSVQQEGGAGSKAKCYTPSTSSEKEISEYSDHADKLEDSPASTLKSSSEENDAVSADVDDDLMCYEESQDDGMARMVSLLGLALEKIKNKVISLTNKKCSEILVSAAVEIQLQLQGVESQIQTDLGKLTDIKTSKRKHLETRFQEQKDHLNAMHKKFKEDICQYLKDCKGAMEGMEEYHLELQGAIEKQKKLHKKLLLQTEATVEAQLSDAERQMKFVRKLGKQKMQQLQVVIAECLNG; this comes from the exons ATGAGTTGCTATTTAAGTTCTGGTTGCAATAACCAACGATGCAGTCAATCTCAGAAGGTTTCAATTGGGATAGTTGTTGATTCAGTTGTGAAATCACGTCATGATTTTATCAAGGATGCATCAAATCATAATGCACAGCGAACAGTGAAGGCTTCTACTACTGTGAGTAAGTGTGCAAATGATGTTAAGGAGGGTTCTGTTAGGGTTACCACTGCATCCTTTGGTGCTAAGTTGAAAAGGAAAAACTCTGATCATGTTGTAAACCATGCATCTAGACCAGCTACaagtaatttatatataaaacaattattCCCCAATCATGCAATGCCCGAGTTTGATGTTGTCAACAAGACAGAAGGGGACCAAGTTTCTGGGAAGGTAAATAAGAGTGTATTTATGAATGATACAACTCAGAAAATTTCAGCTGCACCCAAACAGAAAGTTGATTGCGACGGCAAAGTAATAGAGGACAGAAGCAAAGAAGCTTTGAGGATGAAGTTGCACGAGCTATTAGGATCTGGTGACAAGAAATTTGGTAATTCAGATACTCCTGAAGTGGATGTGAATGAGATAAGGAAGGAAACTGAAAAGGATGAGATCGATTTCAAGCCTAGGCAGAATTCTGATAGTATCGAGACTGATTCTGAGAATGTAGACCAGATGACTAAAAAACCTGTGACCCGCAATCTTACTAGAAGGAGGGCTACTACAGCTAGGAAGCGGCCAAGAAACTTAAAGTCTAAGTCCTTAACCTGTGGCAAAGAGGGACTTCAAGGGGCTGACGTCTTCTCTTTTGCTGAAAAATCTGCAGTTTCTCCACCTTGTGCTATAAAACGTGTTTGCTCAATAGTTGAGAAAAATGACCATAAAAGAAGTTGTGGTATCAAACCAAGGTACAAATTGTCTCCTGTAAAAGACTTGAGAAATATCCAGCCTAAGATAAATGGGGTTGAAAAGGCAAACGCAGTTGAGGATTCACCATTAAGTTGTGGTGGTGTGAAATCTCCTAAGAATACTCGTCTTGATGAGGGTCTTGAACCTGATGCTGCAGTGCAGAACTTATCTTTTGGCCACTTCCCTGTAGCCAAAGAGAAAGTTCAGTCTCCCTCTCCAACATCACAGGAAAAGTCAGAGCATCTTGAACCCGTTGGTGATCAATCTCCAGTGCACCAAGTTGATAATTTGAACCAATGTCTAGTGCACAATGTTGAGGATTTGAACAAATCTCCAGTGCACCATGTAGATACTTTGAAGCAGTCGTCAGTGCATAATGTTGATGATTTGAACCAATCTCCAGTGCACCATGTTGATGTTATAAATAGTCAAAGGTTTAAAATGAAGAAAACTGCACTGGATTCTCCTATGGGATCCTATCCACTGACAAATGATAAGAGGGGTTTTCAAGGATCTGTGCAACAAGAGGGAGGAGCAGGTTCTAAAGCTAAATGTTATACTCCTAGTACATCATCAGAGAAGGAGATTTCTGAATATTCT GATCATGCGGATAAGCTTGAAGATTCCCCAGCCAGTACCCTAAAGTCATCCTCAGAAGAAAATGATGCAG TGAGTGCagatgttgatgatgatttgATGTGCTATGAAGAAAGTCAAGAtgatggaatggcaag AATGGTTTCTTTATTGGGTCTGGctttagaaaaaattaagaacaaaGTGATTTCTCTCACAAACAAAAAATGTTCAGAAATTCTGGTGTCTGCTGCTGTAGAAATACAGTTACAGCTACAAGGTGTTGAGTCTCAGATTCAGACTGATTT AGGGAAACTGACTGACATCAAGACATCCAAAAGAAAACATTTGGAGACAAGGTTTCAAG AACAAAAGGATCACTTGAATGCTATGCATAAAAAGTTCAAGGAAGATATCTGCCAGTACCTTAAAGATTGTAAAGGTGCAATGGAAGGGATGGAAGAATACCATTTAGAGCTACAAGGAGCTATTGAAAAGCAAA AAAAATTACATAAGAAACTTCTTTTGCAAACGGAAGCAACAGTTGAAGCACAACTCAGTGATGCAGAACGACAGATGAAGTTTGTACGTAAG TTGGGAAAACAGAAGATGCAGCAGTTGCAAGTCGTTATTGCAGAATGTCTGAACGGCTAA
- the LOC130798771 gene encoding uncharacterized protein LOC130798771, whose product MEAVIKDRRGSVLGRGSILKMYFFPGQRTSSHIQIHGAPHVYKVEGYPVYSMATLTPNITGAKEMLSFLGARGSVNGGKKIIITDLREEAVVYINGTPFVLRELSKAVDTLKHVGITGPMVEHMEERLKEDIISEVTQTGGQMLLHREEYSPTLHQSSIVGYWENIFTEDVKTPAEVYKALRDEVYDVEYRRIPLMREREALSSDVDAIQYCKDESAGCYLFVSHTGFGGVAYAMAIICARLYAEGNVQHEVPSSAVSASPLSVPDDMSCWASDEVALKLGDYRDILSLIRVLAQGPKSKADTDNIIERCVGAGHIREDIVYYTKELKQGCDGNEEHEAYLIDMGIKALRRYFFLITFRSYLYCASAADTTFSSWMDARPELGYLCNHLRIDK is encoded by the exons ATGGAGGCTGTTATCAAGGATCGGAGAGGCTCTGTGCTAGGGAGGGGCTCTATACTTAAAATGTACTTCTTTCCTGGGCAGAGAACTTCTAGCCATATACAAATACATGGTGCGCCTCATGTTTACAAG GTAGAAGGTTACCCTGTCTACAGCATGGCCACACTGACACCTAATATCACTGGAGCCAAAGAGATGTTATCATTCTTGGGTGCCAGGGGATCAGTAAATGGTggaaaaaagattataattacTGATCTGAGAGAGGAAGCTGTGGTTTACATCAATGGTACACCTTTTGTTCTCCGGGAACTGAGCAAAGCTGTCGATACACTGAAGCATGTGGGGATTACTGGTCCAATG GTGGAACATATGGAGGAACGACTAAAAGAGGATATTATATCAGAGGTTACTCAGACTGGTGGACAAATGCTTTTGCATCGTGAAGAGTACAGTCCTACGCTGCATCAATCTAGTATTGTTGGATACTGGGAGAATATTTTTACAGAAGATGTCAAGACTCCTGCAGAAGTTTACAAAGCACTAAGAGATGAAGTCTATGATGTAGAATACAGGCGAATACCTTTAATGAGAGAGAGAGAAGCTTTATCATCTGATGTTGACGCTATTCAGTATTGTAAAGACGA GTCTGCAGGATGCTATTTATTTGTGTCCCATACAGGATTTGGGGGAGTGGCTTATGCTATGGCAATTATTTGTGCAAGACTATATGCTGAGGGAAATGTCCAACATGAAGTTCCCTCATCTGCTGTCTCAGCATCTCCACTTTCAGTACCTGATGACATGTCATGTTGGGCTTCTGATGAAGTGGCACTCAAACTGGGTGACTATCGGGATATACTAAGCTTAATAAGAGTCCTTGCTCAAGGACCCAAGAGCAAAGCAGACACCGACAATATCATAGAAAG ATGTGTGGGAGCTGGACATATACGTGAAGACATTGTTTACTATACTAAGGAACTGAAGCAAGGCTGTGATGGCAATGAGGAACATGAGGCATACCTGATTGATATGGGTATAAAGGCATTGAG GAGGTATTTCTTCCTGATAACATTTAGGTCTTACTTATACTGTGCTTCTGCGGCTGACACTACATTCTCGTCATGGATGGATGCTCGTCCTGAACTTGGCTATCTTTGCAATCACCTCAGAATCGATAAATGA